A region of Acidobacteriota bacterium DNA encodes the following proteins:
- a CDS encoding efflux RND transporter periplasmic adaptor subunit, whose product MKNMKSIWILAAALSLAGCGPGERRAAAPAGDPAHEEAKHDHIHVDVPLEKQKEWGIEIGVASEMTIPVAVRMTGTVGLDLNRTAQVSSLAAGTIVSVATDLGRDVRRGQTLAVVNSPEFARDRSDFLRARARFNLARLEVERARLLVADNAIEQREFLRREAEFEDAATEFGVLGSKLHSYGLEHKDIEAWLKECDDLDRDDWLCELVDPNLSVTSPVAGRVIFRDAVVGERIGPDKVLFTVSDLRMLWVLLDAYETDLRHLQPGARVAVRSAVFPGREFAGVVRIVADVIDEKLRTAKVRAEVVNNEGLLRPNMYVQGEVDVEGGERVTAVPSEAVQNLDGERVVFVAENDVTFAVRHVEAGESGGGWTEIRKGLKPGTRIAVRGAFALKTEAAKASFAEHGHVH is encoded by the coding sequence ATGAAAAACATGAAAAGCATATGGATACTCGCCGCAGCGCTGAGTCTGGCCGGCTGCGGTCCGGGCGAACGCCGGGCCGCCGCTCCGGCCGGCGATCCCGCCCATGAGGAGGCGAAGCACGACCACATTCACGTCGATGTCCCGCTCGAAAAACAGAAGGAATGGGGAATCGAAATCGGCGTTGCCTCCGAGATGACAATCCCCGTCGCGGTCCGCATGACCGGAACGGTCGGGCTGGATCTCAACCGCACCGCCCAGGTGTCCTCGCTCGCCGCCGGAACGATCGTCTCCGTCGCGACCGACCTGGGCCGCGACGTCCGCAGGGGCCAGACCCTGGCCGTCGTCAATTCCCCCGAATTCGCCCGCGACCGCTCGGACTTTCTGCGGGCCCGGGCCCGGTTCAACCTGGCCCGGCTCGAGGTCGAGCGGGCCCGCCTGCTTGTCGCCGACAACGCCATTGAGCAGAGGGAGTTTCTGCGGCGAGAGGCGGAATTCGAGGATGCGGCCACGGAATTCGGCGTCCTGGGTTCGAAGCTCCATTCCTACGGCCTGGAACATAAGGACATAGAAGCCTGGCTCAAGGAGTGCGACGACCTGGACCGCGACGACTGGCTCTGCGAACTCGTCGATCCCAACCTGTCCGTCACATCCCCCGTTGCCGGTCGCGTCATTTTTCGCGACGCCGTCGTCGGCGAGCGGATCGGACCCGATAAGGTTTTATTTACGGTCTCCGATCTCCGGATGCTCTGGGTCCTTCTTGACGCCTACGAAACCGACCTGCGCCATCTGCAACCCGGCGCCCGGGTTGCCGTCCGGTCGGCGGTTTTCCCCGGCCGGGAATTCGCCGGCGTCGTCCGCATCGTCGCCGACGTCATCGACGAAAAGCTCAGGACGGCCAAGGTGCGGGCCGAGGTCGTGAACAACGAGGGCCTCCTCCGGCCCAACATGTATGTCCAGGGCGAAGTCGACGTGGAGGGCGGGGAGAGAGTCACGGCCGTGCCCTCGGAGGCCGTCCAGAATCTGGACGGCGAAAGGGTCGTATTCGTCGCCGAAAACGACGTCACGTTCGCGGTCCGGCACGTCGAGGCCGGCGAGTCGGGAGGCGGCTGGACCGAAATCCGCAAGGGC